A window of Deinococcus betulae contains these coding sequences:
- a CDS encoding PDDEXK nuclease domain-containing protein, whose protein sequence is MAIPLQLPEDYATLLGELKQQIRQAQTRAVLAVNRELMALYWRIGQSILDRQAQQGWGAKVIDQLSRDLRAEFPDLRGFSPTNLKYMRSFAQAYPDFQSGQQLVDQLPWGHLVTLLNTVKDPVQREWYARSAIQHGWSRSVLQHQIDSRLIDRQGQASTNFDRALPSAQSELAQQLLKDPYNFDFLSLHAQALERDLEKGLLAHLRDFMLELGVGFAFVGNQYHLEVGGEDFYLDLLFYHLKLRCYVIVELKIGEFRPEYVGKMNFYLSAADDLLRHEQDAPSIGLLLCRTQNKVIAEYALRGVDKPLGVSTYQLAESLPAELEGSLPSIEALEQELATLTPHEDA, encoded by the coding sequence ATGGCCATCCCTCTTCAGTTACCCGAGGACTACGCCACGCTGCTGGGTGAGCTGAAGCAGCAGATTCGGCAGGCCCAGACGCGCGCCGTTCTGGCCGTCAACCGGGAGCTGATGGCGCTGTACTGGCGAATCGGCCAGAGCATCCTGGACCGGCAGGCTCAACAGGGGTGGGGGGCAAAGGTCATTGATCAACTGTCCCGTGACCTGCGGGCTGAGTTTCCTGATCTGAGGGGCTTTTCCCCCACCAACCTGAAATACATGCGTTCGTTCGCGCAGGCTTACCCGGACTTTCAAAGTGGTCAACAGCTTGTTGACCAATTGCCCTGGGGGCATCTGGTGACGCTTCTCAACACCGTGAAAGACCCGGTCCAGCGTGAATGGTATGCCCGGTCGGCCATCCAGCATGGCTGGAGCCGAAGCGTCCTCCAACACCAGATTGACAGTCGACTCATCGACCGGCAGGGGCAGGCCAGCACGAACTTCGACCGTGCGCTCCCCAGCGCGCAATCCGAGCTGGCGCAGCAACTCCTGAAAGACCCCTACAACTTTGACTTTCTGTCCCTCCACGCCCAGGCCCTGGAGCGGGATCTTGAGAAGGGCCTCCTCGCGCACCTGAGAGATTTTATGCTTGAACTGGGTGTGGGCTTCGCCTTCGTGGGCAATCAGTATCACCTGGAAGTCGGGGGGGAAGACTTCTACCTTGATCTGCTCTTCTACCACCTGAAACTCCGCTGTTACGTCATCGTGGAGCTGAAAATCGGCGAGTTCAGGCCTGAGTACGTCGGGAAGATGAATTTCTACCTGAGTGCCGCCGATGACCTGCTGCGCCATGAGCAGGACGCGCCCAGCATCGGCCTGCTGCTGTGCCGCACTCAGAACAAGGTCATTGCGGAGTACGCCCTGCGCGGCGTGGACAAGCCCCTGGGCGTGAGCACCTACCAACTTGCAGAAAGCCTCCCTGCAGAGCTCGAAGGCAGCTTGCCCAGCATTGAGGCCTTGGAGCAGGAGCTGGCCACCCTGACACCGCACGAGGACGCGTGA
- a CDS encoding metallophosphoesterase has product MVPDLHGHLPRLQTVLNTAREIPGVSLVFLGDLIDDAPHRRLARRDDRSAGAPDDSREVLRQVRALHAAGQATVLLGNHEVMAIGAVLDGHEGFLNIWWRHGGREAAAGYGWRLRDTAGPLPDDLRWLREHGRLWCSVGPPGQQVLAAHATRPNPLRIERGLERAEFLTPNAQEDPVVWFPLGLEDGCEVQWPLPEGHQASVHGHMEWRQLRTLQGPDHKPAYQLDLEPAIRKLGMLHVNVDGKLTTLLRSVL; this is encoded by the coding sequence ATGGTGCCGGACCTTCACGGGCATCTGCCCCGACTTCAGACTGTGCTGAACACCGCACGAGAAATTCCAGGGGTCTCGCTGGTGTTCCTGGGGGATCTGATTGACGATGCGCCGCATCGCCGCTTAGCCCGCCGCGATGACCGTTCAGCCGGTGCCCCAGACGACTCGAGGGAGGTACTCCGGCAGGTCCGGGCCCTTCATGCGGCTGGGCAAGCCACGGTCCTCCTGGGCAACCATGAGGTGATGGCCATTGGGGCGGTGCTTGACGGACACGAAGGGTTCCTGAACATCTGGTGGCGACACGGAGGCCGGGAAGCAGCGGCGGGCTACGGCTGGCGCCTCCGAGACACGGCAGGACCTCTGCCAGATGACCTCCGCTGGCTGCGGGAACATGGCCGGCTGTGGTGCAGTGTCGGTCCGCCTGGGCAGCAGGTTCTGGCGGCGCATGCCACGCGGCCTAATCCCCTGCGCATTGAACGCGGATTGGAGAGGGCCGAGTTCTTAACGCCGAATGCACAGGAGGATCCAGTGGTCTGGTTCCCTTTGGGGCTGGAAGACGGGTGTGAGGTGCAGTGGCCACTTCCTGAAGGGCATCAGGCCAGCGTGCATGGGCACATGGAGTGGAGGCAGCTCAGGACGCTTCAGGGGCCCGATCACAAACCTGCGTATCAGCTGGACCTGGAACCGGCCATCAGGAAGCTGGGCATGCTCCACGTGAATGTGGATGGGAAGCTGACGACGTTGCTGAGGTCGGTCTTGTGA
- a CDS encoding plasmid pRiA4b ORF-3 family protein has translation MTRSRPPSRGMCRACGYVGAKASMTRHQAGCALRQATDGPTHDVFRFRVSGTDLPAYWLDVELTPQATLDDLDRFLRDLWLDCCGHLSSFTIGPQDDSNFDPYRAPRRTRQPPLAKLGLQPGDKFGYTYDFGSSTNLTVQVQAYEAVSGKATGKIKLLARNLAPVLMCSRCEKPAKWVHSWEADAATGGPLLYCGAHGQKTRDEQLPVVNSPRMGVCGYAGGSDESWPPTPSTPTNGQDPLEADPPTRTLIQTPTSPEDTSVPDQDLDQEVLAYVQTLPLQAETVWLVAVQEMPDILPPEEGVPAVVLVVDAASGQIVTSEVTTDITAQVVQEIVIETMLAPEADDLRPQRPGQIFTLDAALAFSLHTALASLGIRVERRDSPELEALLAHLTEEVGAEMQAQIECQRPHAFLQDVPDQDVKALLEAFARFVNAKPWQNFAPDKPVRVSWTNPDGTAGQLYATVMGDLGEVFGLALYPDWLRYSKHILNSFNPELVLLATGGLESLTLSQREELQPEDWERFRAVGLPARAKAAPALVRVGLTGTQPPTVPLPPLTAVLTILSERAERRASPVTSLKAASGGVSVKYPADPRDELSPEARRGSIELRVKSSAGPFAYDGEVVITGPPEMLVRQAFAQARRLLDQKSMQGRTVYLPYHLESAGQALEDGGLYGDLHVRVWENRLGSPALTLAHLTPTGPLIDGGLATIEVQAQGAEVTGLTVELQAVNPRSG, from the coding sequence ATGACCAGGTCCCGTCCGCCGTCTCGGGGAATGTGCCGCGCCTGTGGCTACGTCGGTGCCAAAGCCAGCATGACCAGGCATCAAGCCGGGTGTGCCCTGAGGCAGGCAACGGACGGACCGACCCACGATGTGTTCCGCTTCCGCGTCAGTGGCACTGATCTGCCTGCGTACTGGCTGGACGTCGAGCTCACGCCTCAGGCCACCTTGGATGACCTTGACCGTTTCCTGCGCGATCTCTGGCTGGACTGCTGCGGTCATCTGAGCAGCTTTACCATCGGGCCACAGGACGACAGCAATTTCGACCCGTACAGAGCACCCAGACGGACCAGACAGCCTCCGCTGGCCAAACTTGGTCTGCAGCCGGGCGACAAGTTTGGGTACACCTACGATTTCGGCAGCAGCACCAACTTAACCGTGCAGGTTCAGGCCTACGAGGCAGTGAGCGGCAAGGCGACCGGGAAGATCAAATTGCTCGCACGGAACCTGGCGCCAGTCCTGATGTGTTCTCGGTGCGAGAAACCGGCCAAATGGGTCCATTCCTGGGAAGCTGACGCCGCCACGGGTGGTCCGCTGCTGTATTGCGGCGCGCATGGTCAGAAGACCCGTGATGAGCAGCTACCTGTCGTCAATTCACCGCGCATGGGGGTCTGCGGTTACGCAGGAGGAAGCGACGAGAGCTGGCCGCCCACGCCATCAACACCGACCAACGGGCAGGATCCTCTAGAAGCAGATCCACCGACCCGCACCCTGATTCAGACGCCCACTTCCCCTGAGGACACAAGCGTTCCAGACCAGGACCTCGATCAGGAAGTCCTGGCTTACGTCCAGACGCTGCCCTTGCAGGCTGAAACCGTCTGGCTGGTCGCTGTTCAGGAGATGCCAGACATCTTGCCCCCGGAAGAGGGTGTCCCCGCCGTGGTCCTGGTGGTGGACGCCGCGAGTGGGCAGATCGTGACCAGCGAGGTCACGACCGACATCACGGCGCAGGTTGTGCAGGAAATCGTGATCGAGACGATGCTGGCCCCTGAAGCAGATGATCTGAGGCCGCAGCGTCCCGGGCAGATCTTCACCTTGGACGCGGCCCTGGCGTTCTCGCTGCACACGGCGCTGGCTTCACTCGGGATCAGGGTTGAGCGGCGGGACAGTCCTGAGCTTGAGGCACTGCTGGCCCACCTGACGGAAGAAGTCGGGGCCGAGATGCAGGCCCAGATCGAATGTCAGCGTCCACACGCGTTTCTCCAGGATGTGCCGGACCAGGATGTCAAAGCCCTGCTGGAGGCCTTCGCGCGCTTTGTGAACGCTAAACCATGGCAAAACTTTGCGCCTGACAAACCCGTGCGGGTGAGCTGGACGAACCCTGACGGCACAGCTGGCCAGCTGTACGCGACGGTGATGGGCGACCTCGGTGAGGTGTTTGGCCTGGCGCTGTACCCCGACTGGCTGAGGTACAGCAAGCACATCCTGAACAGCTTTAACCCTGAACTGGTGCTGCTGGCCACCGGGGGCCTGGAAAGTCTGACGCTGAGCCAGCGAGAAGAGCTGCAACCGGAGGATTGGGAGAGGTTCCGCGCGGTTGGGTTACCGGCCCGTGCCAAAGCGGCCCCGGCGCTGGTCCGGGTGGGTCTGACCGGGACTCAACCACCCACCGTGCCTCTACCGCCCCTGACCGCCGTACTGACCATTCTGTCCGAGCGTGCGGAGCGCAGAGCAAGCCCAGTAACGTCACTGAAAGCGGCATCGGGCGGGGTCAGCGTGAAGTACCCGGCGGATCCTCGTGATGAGCTGAGCCCTGAGGCTCGGCGGGGGAGTATCGAACTCCGGGTGAAGAGCAGTGCTGGTCCATTCGCGTATGACGGAGAGGTCGTCATAACTGGCCCGCCAGAGATGCTCGTCAGGCAGGCTTTTGCCCAGGCCCGTCGCCTGTTAGATCAGAAGTCCATGCAGGGCAGAACTGTGTACCTCCCATACCACCTGGAGTCCGCTGGCCAAGCTCTGGAGGATGGCGGCCTTTACGGGGATTTGCATGTGCGGGTCTGGGAGAACCGCCTCGGCAGCCCAGCACTCACCTTGGCGCACCTGACGCCCACAGGCCCACTGATCGACGGTGGGCTCGCTACCATTGAGGTCCAGGCTCAAGGGGCGGAGGTCACCGGCTTAACAGTAGAGTTGCAAGCGGTGAATCCCAGGTCAGGTTGA
- a CDS encoding GIY-YIG nuclease family protein, which produces MSGYVYVLSNESLPGVLKVGMTSRDPFTRAAELTTTGLPMPFRVEFCLMTERPSALELALHQQFAAQRVQAGREFFRVSVREVVGAACALADWPTGSSGDVQVIVPHRPSPAVEYSVVRQSLNVLRAATDASPVPLSIDGAARLGHEVQRGVDRALDTLREYVELGSLSAAHELLALVMSDEVGVRPVDWRRELLNGDARLVVWAVHALPHLRRSLAEGALSFMDDEATFDVRRMGGTLASRSSWVLPSTVFLLTGDLDPARLATYLQQHPSLAVEVAQAVQNDLSAPWTWRSLHVPNADYLRCLCVLRDLLQLTIMPPRTWSLTVKGWPVHTWPPEGPFLATPMAQPSLSDVVKYWAEVTM; this is translated from the coding sequence GTGTCCGGCTACGTGTATGTCCTGAGCAACGAGAGTCTGCCTGGTGTGCTGAAGGTGGGCATGACCAGTCGGGATCCGTTCACCCGGGCAGCGGAACTGACGACGACTGGCCTGCCGATGCCCTTCCGCGTGGAGTTCTGCCTGATGACTGAGCGCCCGTCCGCGCTGGAACTGGCCCTGCATCAGCAGTTCGCAGCGCAACGCGTTCAAGCTGGGCGTGAGTTCTTCCGCGTCTCGGTCCGTGAGGTAGTCGGGGCGGCATGCGCCTTGGCTGACTGGCCGACCGGATCATCGGGGGACGTGCAGGTCATTGTCCCCCATCGCCCCTCTCCTGCCGTCGAGTACTCCGTGGTGCGCCAGAGTCTGAACGTGCTTCGGGCGGCGACCGACGCGTCTCCCGTGCCACTGAGCATTGACGGTGCCGCGCGCCTCGGCCACGAGGTTCAACGTGGCGTGGATAGGGCGCTGGACACGCTCCGTGAATACGTCGAGTTAGGAAGTCTGAGCGCCGCGCACGAGCTGCTGGCGTTGGTGATGTCTGATGAAGTGGGTGTCCGTCCTGTCGACTGGCGGCGTGAGCTCTTGAACGGTGATGCCAGGTTGGTCGTGTGGGCAGTGCACGCGCTGCCACACCTCCGCCGATCATTGGCGGAGGGAGCGCTGTCGTTCATGGACGATGAGGCGACATTCGATGTGCGTCGCATGGGCGGGACGCTGGCAAGCCGCTCATCATGGGTGCTGCCCAGCACCGTGTTCCTGCTTACGGGTGATCTCGACCCGGCTCGCCTGGCCACCTACCTTCAACAGCACCCGTCGCTGGCAGTCGAAGTCGCCCAGGCCGTGCAGAACGATCTAAGTGCCCCCTGGACCTGGCGCTCATTGCATGTTCCAAACGCTGATTACCTCCGGTGCCTGTGCGTCCTACGCGACCTCCTGCAGTTGACGATCATGCCGCCGCGCACCTGGTCGCTGACCGTCAAGGGTTGGCCGGTGCACACTTGGCCACCGGAAGGGCCGTTTCTCGCTACACCCATGGCGCAGCCGAGTTTGTCCGATGTAGTGAAGTACTGGGCTGAGGTGACGATGTGA